The Methylotenera sp. G11 genome includes a window with the following:
- a CDS encoding HvfX family Cu-binding RiPP maturation protein, producing the protein MGVGLYCKAIAQVNVFADYIPPLFLRLVLAIEFGESGLQKFHGTNWFQEVAFPFPFNLLPPDISWHIATYFEILGAIALVLGFATRFFSVSLVVLTIVAIVSVHWPAQLTSISDLITGYRIVDEEGDGLGNYKLPLLYIVMFFPLIFKGAGKVSVDYLLIAYVKPIKTVMS; encoded by the coding sequence ATGGGCGTAGGGCTTTATTGCAAGGCGATAGCGCAGGTCAATGTTTTTGCCGATTATATTCCGCCATTATTTTTACGCTTGGTTCTGGCAATAGAGTTTGGTGAATCAGGTCTTCAGAAGTTTCATGGCACCAATTGGTTTCAGGAAGTCGCATTCCCTTTCCCGTTCAACCTGCTGCCACCGGATATCAGCTGGCACATTGCTACTTATTTTGAAATATTAGGTGCAATTGCCCTGGTGTTAGGTTTTGCAACACGGTTCTTTTCGGTATCGCTGGTGGTTTTAACGATTGTCGCGATTGTTTCAGTACATTGGCCAGCCCAGCTAACCAGTATCAGTGACCTGATAACCGGTTACAGGATCGTGGATGAAGAGGGTGATGGTTTGGGTAACTATAAGCTGCCATTGCTCTATATTGTGATGTTCTTCCCTTTGATATTCAAAGGTGCCGGAAAGGTCAGTGTTGATTATTTGTTGATTGCTTATGTAAAGCCGATAAAAACAGTTATGTCATAG
- a CDS encoding YidH family protein: MNSDPRVFFAAERTLLAWVRSGITVMALGFVVAKFGLFLTLLTTAGAGDHHIHQGSDFSNFFGMALVMIGVAITLGAQYNHHRYVKTLPPADVPELAITCLGSLLTLSVALVGGLLTVYLAMT; this comes from the coding sequence TTGAACTCAGATCCTAGAGTCTTTTTCGCAGCTGAACGCACGCTACTGGCTTGGGTCAGGTCAGGCATTACCGTAATGGCGCTTGGTTTTGTAGTGGCTAAATTCGGTTTATTCCTGACCTTGCTGACTACCGCAGGTGCTGGCGATCACCATATCCACCAAGGAAGCGACTTCTCCAACTTCTTTGGCATGGCACTTGTAATGATTGGCGTTGCAATCACATTAGGGGCGCAGTATAACCATCATCGCTATGTGAAAACATTACCGCCGGCAGATGTCCCTGAATTAGCGATCACCTGCCTGGGTTCTTTATTAACGTTATCAGTAGCACTGGTTGGCGGGCTGCTTACAGTTTATCTTGCTATGACATAA
- the rnk gene encoding nucleoside diphosphate kinase regulator, with product MELEKIIISDLDYARLSMLANDDVLSDELSLAIVVPEDQMPHNVVRINSRVIYTDESVGLSREVELVFPEGANMKYGKISVLSPVGSALLGLKEGQVIDWPFPQKQSRRLKVIKVMNV from the coding sequence ATGGAACTTGAAAAGATAATTATTTCGGATTTAGACTACGCGCGACTATCTATGCTGGCGAATGATGACGTGCTTAGCGATGAGTTGAGCCTGGCGATTGTAGTTCCAGAGGATCAAATGCCGCACAATGTGGTGAGAATTAATTCACGTGTAATTTACACAGACGAAAGCGTGGGATTAAGCCGGGAGGTGGAATTAGTATTCCCGGAGGGTGCCAATATGAAGTATGGAAAAATCTCCGTATTATCGCCTGTGGGCTCTGCTTTACTCGGGCTGAAAGAAGGCCAGGTGATTGATTGGCCTTTCCCGCAGAAGCAATCCAGGCGATTGAAAGTGATCAAAGTCATGAATGTGTAA
- a CDS encoding MoaD/ThiS family protein, which translates to MPGVEMTQQLYRFFPQLKNRTITVPAGTVAEIISAVNEIAPGFSDYVLDEHGALRRHVNLCINNTMVIDKIKLSDHVTENQTVYIFQSLSGG; encoded by the coding sequence ATGCCTGGTGTTGAAATGACGCAGCAGCTATACCGGTTTTTTCCGCAATTAAAAAACCGGACCATCACCGTGCCGGCCGGCACAGTTGCGGAAATCATATCCGCAGTCAACGAGATCGCCCCAGGTTTTAGCGATTACGTGCTCGACGAACATGGTGCGCTGCGCAGGCATGTGAATCTATGCATCAACAACACCATGGTGATTGATAAAATTAAACTCTCTGATCATGTAACGGAAAATCAAACCGTTTATATTTTCCAATCCCTGAGTGGTGGTTGA
- a CDS encoding WD40/YVTN/BNR-like repeat-containing protein, translating to MSDMILLGTRKGTIIFDHTHAGWRPRPIAHAGIPVCYAASDPRDGTLWASLDHGHWGPKLSCSRDRGASWTDISSLKYPKGARYIVKYLPTPDFNPKSPTALPEYADASILKIWNIAFGNANQPGRLYAGTIPGGLFVSDDGGDNWELNRPLWNHHSRGGDLFDGDTTTENHWNGTPASIDYGVFEPGIHSIIVDPRDQLHLYVAVSTAGVIETVDGGKSWTGRNQGMLMDYLPDPESEWGHDPHFVTCCPGQPDHLWQQNHCGVFYSNDGAKRWEKVSMPDLGVNFGFPIVADAHDGRTAWVVPARADSERMAIDGGLFVARTTDGGQTWQRFQSGLPQDNAYDIVLRHSLDAAGNSVCFGSSTGNVYLSEDRGETWRCLGNNFPPIYSVRFG from the coding sequence ATGTCTGATATGATTTTGCTGGGCACTCGCAAAGGCACCATAATATTCGATCATACACATGCTGGCTGGCGGCCGCGCCCAATCGCACATGCAGGCATTCCGGTATGTTACGCAGCATCTGACCCTCGTGACGGCACCTTGTGGGCCTCACTGGATCATGGGCACTGGGGCCCTAAATTGTCCTGTTCCCGTGACAGGGGTGCCAGTTGGACCGACATTTCATCGCTGAAGTACCCTAAAGGCGCACGCTATATCGTCAAATACCTGCCCACCCCGGATTTCAACCCGAAATCGCCGACCGCGCTACCGGAGTATGCCGATGCAAGCATACTTAAAATCTGGAACATTGCATTTGGCAATGCCAATCAACCGGGCAGGCTATATGCAGGCACGATCCCCGGCGGCTTGTTCGTCAGTGACGATGGCGGCGACAACTGGGAACTCAACCGACCGCTATGGAACCACCACAGCCGCGGTGGTGACCTGTTCGATGGCGATACAACGACTGAAAATCACTGGAACGGCACACCTGCAAGTATTGATTACGGTGTGTTTGAACCTGGCATTCATTCAATCATCGTAGATCCGCGGGATCAGCTTCATCTTTATGTTGCGGTATCAACAGCGGGGGTCATCGAGACAGTGGATGGCGGCAAAAGCTGGACAGGGCGCAATCAAGGCATGCTGATGGACTATCTACCTGACCCTGAATCCGAATGGGGTCACGATCCACACTTCGTGACATGCTGCCCTGGCCAGCCAGATCACCTATGGCAGCAAAACCACTGCGGTGTTTTTTACAGTAATGACGGGGCAAAACGCTGGGAAAAAGTGAGCATGCCCGACCTTGGCGTGAATTTCGGCTTCCCGATTGTTGCTGATGCACATGATGGACGCACTGCATGGGTCGTCCCGGCGCGTGCTGATTCAGAACGAATGGCGATTGATGGCGGCCTGTTCGTCGCACGCACGACCGATGGCGGTCAGACATGGCAGCGTTTTCAAAGCGGACTGCCACAGGATAACGCCTACGATATTGTCCTGCGGCATAGCCTGGATGCAGCAGGCAATAGCGTATGTTTTGGAAGCTCGACCGGCAATGTATATCTGTCAGAAGACCGCGGTGAAACATGGCGGTGCCTAGGCAACAATTTCCCGCCGATTTATTCAGTGCGGTTTGGCTGA
- a CDS encoding pyridoxamine 5'-phosphate oxidase family protein, with product MAKHYPALTDRLIEFISEQKIFFVGTATADSRVNISPKGLDSLRILDNNRLLWLNLTGSGNESSAHVQNHPRMTIMFCAFEGPPMILRLFGTARVIHKDDEEWQKLFGYFKPLPGARQIFDLSINLVLTSCGMAVPNYAYTGDRDMLSDWAEKKGDDGLKLYWEEKNKFSIDDIPTNILTK from the coding sequence ATGGCTAAACATTACCCGGCACTTACCGATCGCCTGATTGAATTCATCTCGGAACAGAAAATCTTTTTCGTCGGGACGGCTACCGCGGATAGTCGTGTCAACATCTCACCCAAGGGTCTGGATTCACTAAGAATTCTAGACAACAACCGCTTACTCTGGCTTAACCTCACCGGCAGCGGAAATGAATCATCCGCACACGTTCAGAACCATCCCCGCATGACCATCATGTTTTGTGCGTTCGAAGGGCCGCCGATGATACTTCGGCTTTTCGGAACCGCAAGAGTGATCCATAAAGATGACGAGGAATGGCAGAAACTTTTCGGATACTTTAAGCCCTTGCCGGGCGCACGCCAGATATTCGATCTTTCAATTAACCTTGTGCTCACATCCTGCGGAATGGCTGTACCTAACTATGCTTATACCGGTGACAGAGACATGCTTTCGGATTGGGCCGAGAAAAAAGGTGACGATGGTTTAAAACTGTACTGGGAAGAAAAAAACAAATTCAGCATTGATGATATTCCAACGAATATCCTTACAAAATAA
- a CDS encoding trans-sulfuration enzyme family protein: protein MATKNNGFATNCIHAGEITDQFGAPHTPLYDTTTFRFSSTADMLNVIEGRNSGYFYTRYGTNPSVMSVEAKLASLERAEGALAFASGMAAISATLLAHGEHGVICLGEVYGGTWELMSRQLPALNRHTSFMAVNDLHGLERLLAKQSSLIYLETPSNPLLEIADISQICSLAHRYGAKVAIDSTFATPVNQQPLSLGADIVIHSATKYLGGHSDLTGGVVAAADNMLEPMRIWRKNLGQILAPDSAHLLARSLATLEVRVQRQNATALHLATALQKHPLVKQVYYPGLESHCGHEIAKRQMRGFGGMISLTIDGEAGAATRMIDSLQLFSIAASLGGVESLISQPALTSHRDLSAEMRESRGITDNSIRLSIGLETPEDLEHDLMQALAKI from the coding sequence ATGGCTACCAAAAATAATGGCTTTGCTACCAACTGCATTCATGCAGGTGAAATTACTGACCAATTCGGAGCTCCGCACACCCCGCTATACGACACCACCACCTTCAGGTTCAGCTCAACGGCAGACATGCTAAACGTGATTGAAGGCCGCAACTCTGGTTATTTTTATACCCGATACGGGACAAACCCGAGCGTGATGAGTGTTGAAGCCAAGCTGGCAAGCCTTGAACGTGCGGAGGGCGCTTTGGCGTTCGCCTCCGGGATGGCTGCAATCTCTGCAACGCTGCTCGCCCATGGCGAGCACGGCGTCATTTGCCTTGGGGAAGTTTATGGCGGCACATGGGAGTTAATGTCCCGGCAATTACCGGCTTTAAACCGGCATACGAGTTTTATGGCTGTCAATGACCTGCACGGGCTCGAGCGTTTATTAGCCAAACAAAGCAGCCTGATCTACCTGGAAACACCATCCAATCCTTTGCTTGAAATTGCCGACATCTCACAGATCTGTTCTCTGGCACATCGCTATGGCGCAAAAGTCGCCATTGACAGCACATTCGCCACCCCGGTCAACCAGCAGCCATTATCACTGGGTGCCGACATTGTGATTCATAGCGCAACCAAATATCTCGGCGGGCATAGCGACCTGACAGGAGGCGTAGTGGCTGCTGCAGACAACATGCTTGAACCGATGCGCATCTGGAGAAAAAACCTTGGGCAGATTCTGGCGCCGGATTCGGCGCACCTGCTGGCGCGCAGCTTGGCAACGCTGGAGGTACGGGTACAGCGGCAGAATGCAACCGCATTGCACTTGGCAACCGCATTGCAAAAACACCCGTTAGTCAAACAGGTTTATTATCCTGGTTTAGAGAGTCACTGCGGTCATGAGATCGCCAAGCGCCAGATGCGTGGATTTGGCGGAATGATCTCATTAACCATAGACGGCGAGGCAGGTGCCGCCACCAGAATGATCGATAGCCTGCAATTATTCTCCATAGCAGCAAGCCTGGGCGGGGTTGAGAGCCTGATTTCGCAACCGGCGCTAACTTCGCATCGTGACCTCAGCGCAGAGATGCGGGAATCTCGCGGCATTACTGACAATTCCATAAGGCTATCCATCGGGCTTGAAACACCTGAAGATCTGGAGCATGATTTGATGCAGGCACTAGCCAAAATTTAA
- a CDS encoding globin domain-containing protein has product MLSDFARTYINASVPVLRERCVAITHIFNRNCFKTYPELKHAFNMECKASTVPQQPLVSVVFAYAANIDRADRFRPVMRRLVRKSASWGITAIDYPIIGSHFLDAIKETLGYAATTHLLAAWAEAFALFTQALVMEEGELNNASRVNIAEMEDAHAI; this is encoded by the coding sequence ATGCTATCTGATTTTGCAAGAACCTATATCAATGCCAGTGTTCCGGTTTTACGTGAGCGGTGTGTAGCAATAACGCATATATTTAACCGCAATTGCTTTAAAACCTATCCTGAACTCAAGCATGCTTTTAATATGGAATGCAAGGCCTCAACAGTACCGCAGCAGCCGCTGGTATCCGTTGTGTTTGCATATGCGGCCAATATTGACCGTGCCGATAGATTCCGGCCTGTTATGCGCCGCCTTGTGCGGAAATCAGCTTCCTGGGGGATAACAGCCATAGATTACCCGATTATCGGCAGCCATTTTCTGGATGCGATCAAGGAAACCTTAGGTTACGCTGCAACCACGCATTTACTGGCAGCATGGGCCGAAGCCTTTGCATTATTCACCCAGGCGCTTGTGATGGAAGAGGGCGAGCTAAACAACGCGTCACGAGTTAATATAGCAGAGATGGAAGACGCACATGCGATATAG